In the genome of Vanacampus margaritifer isolate UIUO_Vmar chromosome 1, RoL_Vmar_1.0, whole genome shotgun sequence, one region contains:
- the gnat2 gene encoding guanine nucleotide-binding protein G(t) subunit alpha-2 has protein sequence MGAGASAEDKKSKELEKQLQEDADKDSKTVKLLLLGAGESGKSTIVKQMKILHQGGYTKEEQLEFRAVIYGNILQSALAIIRGMEMLGIDFGAPSAQENAQKLQNLSDSIEEGTMPPELADVILKLWKDSGVQAGFERAAEYQLNDSAGYYLNEMDRICKPEYLPTEQDVLRSRVKTTGIIEEQFSCKELHFRMFDVGGQRSERKKWIHCFEGVTCIIFCGALSAYDMVLVEDDEVNRMHESLHLFNSICNHRFFALTSIVLFLNKKDLFEEKIKKVHLSICFPDYDGPNTYDDASNYIKAQFEELNMKKGVKEIYSHLTCATDTKNVQIVFNAVTDIIIKENLKDCGLF, from the exons ATGGGCGCTGGAGCGAGTGCCGAGGACAAAAAGTCCAAGGAGCTGGAAAAGCAACTCCAAGAGGATGCTGACAAGGATTCCAAAACGGTCAAGCTTCTGCTGCTCG GTGCTGGCGAGTCGGGCAAAAGCACCATTGTCAAGCAAATGAA GATTTTGCACCAGGGCGGTTACACAAAAGAGGAACAGTTGGAGTTCCGAGCAGTCATCTACGGCAACATCCTGCAGTCGGCTCTGGCTATCATCAGAGGCATGGAGATGCTGGGCATCGATTTTGGCGCCCCGTCTGCACAG GAGAACGCACAGAAGCTGCAGAACTTGTCCGACTCCATCGAGGAAGGCACGATGCCTCCCGAGCTGGCTGACGTTATCCTGAAACTGTGGAAGGACTCCGGTGTGCAGGCCGGCTTCGAAAGAGCCGCTGAGTACCAACTCAACGACTCAGCCGGCTA CTACCTCAACGAAATGGACAGAATCTGCAAACCCGAATACCTCCCTACCGAGCAGGATGTGCTGCGATCTCGAGTCAAGACAACTGGTATCATTGAAGAACAGTTCTCCTGCAAAGAGCTGCACTTCCG GATGTTCGATGTGGGAGGCCAGAGGTCCGAGAGAAAGAAGTGGATCCACTGTTTCGAGGGCGTGACCTGCATCATTTTTTGTGGTGCCCTCAGCGCATACGACATGGTGCTGGTCGAGGACGACGAAGTG AACCGAATGCACGAGTCCCTCCATCTATTCAACAGTATCTGCAACCACAGGTTCTTTGCGCTGACCTCCATTGTTCTGTTCCTCAACAAGAAGGATCTTTTTGAGGAGAAGATCAAGAAGGTCCACCTGAGCATCTGCTTCCCAGACTATGATG GCCCAAATACGTACGACGACGCCAGCAACTACATCAAGGCGCAGTTTGAGGAGCTGAACATGAAGAAGGGCGTGAAAGAAATCTACTCCCATTTGACCTGTGCCACAGACACAAAGAACGTTCAGATTGTGTTCAACGCTGTCACAGACATCATTATCAAGGAGAACCTTAAGGACTGCGGTCTCTTCTAA